The proteins below are encoded in one region of Triticum aestivum cultivar Chinese Spring chromosome 1B, IWGSC CS RefSeq v2.1, whole genome shotgun sequence:
- the LOC123086460 gene encoding tryptophan decarboxylase 1-like produces MGSLDTNPTTFSAFPNDKAAAFEPLNPEDVRAYLHKAVDFISDYYTNVESMPVLPNVKPGYLQDELSASPPTYSAPFDVTMKELRTSVVPGMTHWASPNFFAFFPSTNSAAAIAGDLIASAMNTVGFTWQASPAATEMEVLALDWLAQLLRLPTTFMNRTSTGRGTGGGVILGTTSEAMLVTLVAARDAALRRSGSVGVADLPRLTVYAADQTHSTFFKACRLAGFDPANIRSIPTGPETDYGLEPTNLLEIIQADADAGLVPTYVCATVGTTSSNAVDPVGAVADVAAMFNAWVHVDAAYAGSACICPEFRHHLDGVERVDSISMSPHKWLLTCLDCTCLYVRDAHRLSDSLETNPEYLKNDATESGEVTDLKDMQVGVGRRFRGLKLWMVMRTYGTAKLQEHIRSDVAMAKMFEDFVRADDRFEVVVPRNFALVCFRIKATGAMTEEDADEANRVLMENLNKTGKAYLAHTVVGDRFVLRFAVGSSLQEERHVRSAWDLIKKTTSSIMD; encoded by the coding sequence ATGGGCAGCTTGGACACCAACCCAACGACCTTCTCCGCCTTCCCCAACGACAAGGCGGCAGCGTTCGAGCCGCTAAACCCGGAAGATGTCCGTGCATACCTTCACAAGGCCGTCGACTTCATCTCCGACTACTACACCAATGTCGAGTCCATGCCCGTTCTTCCTAACGTGAAGCCGGGATACCTGCAAGACGAGCTCAGCGCGTCCCCGCCGACCTACTCGGCGCCGTTCGATGTCACCATGAAGGAGCTTAGGACCTCCGTTGTCCCCGGCATGACGCATTGGGCCAGCCCTaacttcttcgccttcttcccctcCACCAACAGCGCCGCTGCTATCGCTGGCGACCTCATCGCCTCCGCCATGAACACCGTCGGGTTCACGTGGCAGGCCTCTCCGGCGGCCACCGAGATGGAGGTTCTCGCGCTCGACTGGCTTGCACAGCTCCTTCGCCTCCCCACCACCTTCATGAACCGCACCAGCACCGGTCGGGGCACCGGTGGTGGGGTCATCCTTGGCACCACGAGCGAAGCAATGCTCGTCACGCTAGTCGCCGCACGTGATGCCGCGCTGCGTCGGAGCGGCTCTGTTGGCGTGGCCGACCTGCCACGCTTGACTGTATATGCTGCCGACCAGACCCACTCCACGTTCTTCAAGGCATGTCGGCTTGCAGGCTTTGATCCCGCCAACATTCGCTCCATCCCTACCGGGCCAGAAACCGACTACGGGCTTGAACCGACCAACCTTCTCGAGATCATACAAGCTGACGCCGACGCCGGCCTCGTGCCAACATATGTCTGTGCCACAGTGGGCACAACGTCTTCCAACGCCGTCGACCCGGTGGGCGCCGTCGCCGACGTTGCCGCCATGTTTAATGCCTGGGTCCATGTCGATGCTGCCTACGCTGGCAGTGCGTGCATCTGCCCGGAGTTCCGCCACCATCTCGATGGCGTCGAGCGCGTGGACTCCATAAGCATGAGCCCACACAAATGGCTTCTCACATGCCTCGATTGCACCTGTCTCTACGTCCGTGATGCTCACCGCCTCAGCGACTCGCTGGAGACCAACCCAGAGTACCTCAAGAACGATGCTACAGAGTCAGGCGAGGTCACCGATCTTAAGGACATGCAAGTCGGCGTCGGTCGGCGCTTCCGTGGGCTCAAGCTCTGGATGGTCATGCGCACCTATGGTACCGCAAAGCTCCAAGAGCATATCCGTAGCGACGTCGCCATGGCCAAGATGTTTGAAGATTTTGTTCGTGCCGACGACAGGTTCGAGGTGGTCGTACCAAGGAACTTTGCTCTTGTGTGCTTCAGGATCAAGGCGACTGGAGCCATGACGGAGGAGGATGCCGATGAGGCTAACCGTGTGCTAATGGAGAATCTGAACAAGACCGGTAAGGCTTATCTTGCACACACGGTCGTTGGTGATAGGTTCGTGCTTCGGTTCGCCGTGGGGTCGTCCCTGCAGGAGGAGAGGCATGTGAGGAGTGCCTGGGACCTCATCAAGAAGACTACTAGCAGTATCATGGATTAA